One window of the Rhodohalobacter sp. SW132 genome contains the following:
- a CDS encoding TonB-dependent receptor has translation MAKKFTEIIYILFLLVFALFSTASFGQDTGDIRGTVTDAVTGETLIGVNLMIEGSSQGTATNVSGEYVIRRVPAGTHNLVVTYIGYQRIVEEIEVTAGETLEVDFVMQEMALEGAEVVVTTQARGQRSAINEQISSRSITNVVSADKIRELPDDNAATALSRLPGISLQDGDKVVIRGMQARYNQVMVNGVSLPSTSDGDRSTNLGFISSNMLAGIEVTKALRPDMDANSLGGVVNLRLQEAPEGVNSDVMLQGTYNTQDQTSRNYQTWASVSNRFFENRLGVFVQGNARRFDGGGESASATWERLGSDPGYGLAPYGMSEFTFRDNISVTEEYGGSVLMDYRIPTGSIKLQNTYAYTELDQFSHFDHLLLGNGGRQVRAERDNNNRHLLVNALQVESDFDIFKVDFGVSHSASQKETGLRYAIEFPISNAFPSFGESQRRQLTPADIYDITFDEDRFSAMTAGNGSTRDEYFQERQIVANLNVTVPVQITRNISGDFKTGAKVNYLSRENDVTRYFARLSEGSNNAAAADFLSSIGVSNPNSALRFTDFQDQVYPTGRGSYFLQGDYRLNQVIRSDYMDQYMTLAPTGWGSPHVPDSRRFDYDANETLSAAYVMADLDIGSRLSLLFGARYEHFNMDYEGSFVLQTQFTGQGQTDLTNPELDTLNTANRSVDHFLPNLQLRYKFTDWLDLRLAYTRTLSRPNYNQLMPSIFIASDGGTGDAGNPTLEPTVSNNYDAYLSIYENRIGLFTVGGFYKHVDGVILSNQFQRRNLPENIVWPSEDSGLPRARETDLITTFSNNPNPAHVYGLEFEWQTIFWYLPRPLDSMVLNVNYTRTWSEMDYRQIRNVRQGFDPIDFQPILVEQDTARSGRLEQQGNHIVNVALGSDYRGFSGRISFRMQADVLTGLATRPELDTFTGNIYGWDFTIRQQLPLEGLSLFLNGMNITHSPTENFREFRRESDGEVLSNLSAFNYNPRRFELGIRYSF, from the coding sequence ATGGCAAAAAAGTTTACAGAAATTATTTACATACTTTTTCTATTGGTATTTGCTCTTTTTAGTACCGCATCATTTGGGCAAGATACCGGTGATATAAGAGGTACAGTAACTGATGCAGTTACAGGAGAAACACTCATTGGAGTAAACCTGATGATTGAAGGCAGCAGTCAGGGAACCGCAACAAATGTATCTGGTGAATATGTTATAAGGAGAGTGCCTGCCGGAACTCATAACCTTGTTGTAACATATATAGGTTATCAAAGGATTGTTGAAGAAATTGAGGTAACAGCAGGCGAAACGCTCGAGGTCGATTTCGTAATGCAGGAGATGGCACTTGAAGGTGCGGAGGTAGTTGTTACCACTCAGGCAAGAGGACAGCGAAGTGCAATTAATGAGCAAATTAGCTCACGTTCTATAACGAACGTGGTATCGGCTGACAAAATTCGTGAATTGCCCGACGACAATGCAGCCACAGCTTTGAGTCGACTCCCCGGAATTTCTCTTCAGGATGGGGATAAAGTTGTTATTCGTGGAATGCAGGCAAGATATAACCAGGTAATGGTGAACGGTGTTTCATTACCGAGTACAAGTGACGGAGATCGTTCTACGAACCTCGGATTTATCTCATCGAACATGCTTGCAGGAATTGAGGTAACAAAGGCTCTGCGCCCCGATATGGATGCAAATTCACTTGGAGGTGTTGTGAATTTGAGACTTCAGGAAGCACCTGAGGGAGTCAATTCGGATGTGATGCTACAGGGTACATATAACACCCAGGATCAAACATCCCGTAACTATCAAACATGGGCCAGTGTAAGCAATCGTTTTTTTGAAAACAGACTCGGCGTTTTTGTGCAGGGAAATGCTCGGCGTTTTGATGGCGGGGGGGAATCTGCAAGCGCTACATGGGAACGATTGGGTTCCGATCCAGGGTATGGGCTTGCTCCCTATGGAATGTCGGAATTTACATTTCGTGATAATATCAGCGTAACGGAAGAGTATGGCGGTAGCGTACTGATGGATTACAGAATTCCAACAGGCTCGATTAAATTGCAGAACACCTACGCGTATACTGAATTGGATCAATTTAGCCATTTCGACCATTTGCTTCTTGGCAATGGCGGGCGACAGGTGCGTGCTGAAAGGGATAACAACAATCGTCATCTGCTGGTAAACGCACTACAGGTTGAAAGTGATTTCGACATCTTTAAAGTAGATTTTGGCGTATCTCACTCTGCAAGTCAAAAAGAGACCGGCCTTAGATATGCTATAGAGTTTCCTATAAGTAATGCATTTCCATCCTTTGGGGAATCACAAAGACGTCAGCTAACACCAGCAGATATCTATGATATCACATTTGATGAAGATAGATTTTCTGCAATGACGGCTGGCAACGGTTCAACCCGGGATGAATATTTTCAGGAGAGGCAAATTGTTGCAAACCTAAATGTTACGGTCCCCGTACAGATTACAAGGAACATTAGTGGTGATTTTAAAACGGGTGCAAAAGTAAATTACCTTTCCCGGGAAAATGATGTGACACGCTATTTTGCCAGGCTTTCTGAAGGCAGTAATAATGCCGCTGCAGCTGATTTTCTTAGCAGCATAGGTGTATCAAACCCTAATTCTGCATTGCGTTTTACTGATTTTCAGGATCAGGTATACCCCACCGGTCGGGGGTCTTATTTCCTGCAGGGTGATTACAGGCTCAATCAGGTGATACGATCAGACTATATGGATCAGTATATGACTCTTGCTCCTACAGGCTGGGGTTCACCACACGTACCGGATTCCCGGCGGTTTGACTATGATGCAAATGAAACCCTTTCTGCTGCATATGTTATGGCTGATTTGGATATCGGATCTCGCCTTTCCCTGCTTTTTGGTGCACGGTACGAACACTTTAATATGGATTATGAGGGCAGCTTTGTTCTTCAAACTCAGTTTACAGGGCAAGGCCAAACTGACCTGACCAATCCTGAGCTTGATACTCTGAATACCGCAAACCGGAGTGTAGATCATTTTCTCCCGAATCTACAGTTAAGATATAAATTTACAGATTGGCTGGATTTGCGTCTTGCTTATACACGAACTCTTTCCCGGCCGAACTACAATCAGTTAATGCCATCTATCTTTATTGCCAGCGATGGTGGCACTGGAGATGCAGGTAACCCAACTCTTGAACCGACAGTATCTAATAATTATGATGCGTATCTATCTATATACGAAAATAGAATAGGACTCTTTACAGTTGGTGGATTTTACAAGCATGTTGATGGTGTTATTCTTTCGAATCAATTCCAGCGAAGAAATTTACCCGAAAACATTGTTTGGCCCAGTGAGGATTCAGGACTGCCAAGAGCACGCGAAACAGATTTAATCACCACGTTTAGTAACAACCCAAATCCTGCACATGTGTACGGACTTGAGTTTGAATGGCAAACCATATTTTGGTATCTGCCAAGGCCACTCGATTCAATGGTATTAAATGTGAACTATACGAGAACCTGGTCTGAAATGGATTACAGACAAATTAGAAATGTTCGACAGGGTTTTGACCCAATCGATTTCCAGCCAATACTCGTTGAACAAGACACCGCAAGAAGCGGGCGACTCGAACAGCAGGGGAACCATATTGTGAATGTGGCACTTGGCTCCGACTACAGAGGTTTTTCCGGACGGATCTCCTTCAGAATGCAGGCTGATGTATTAACAGGTCTCGCGACACGCCCTGAGCTGGATACTTTTACCGGAAACATCTATGGATGGGATTTTACAATCCGTCAGCAACTACCGTTAGAAGGCTTGAGTCTGTTCCTGAATGGCATGAATATAACTCATTCTCCCACTGAAAATTTCCGGGAATTCCGAAGAGAGTCCGACGGAGAGGTATTGTCTAATTTAAGCGCCTTTAATTACAATCCGAGAAGATTTGAGCTCGGTATCAGATACAGTTTTTAA